A single window of Nicotiana sylvestris chromosome 3, ASM39365v2, whole genome shotgun sequence DNA harbors:
- the LOC138887377 gene encoding uncharacterized protein translates to MDARFDQVVEISRQLEHVRRLEQEEWEAKRPHGSDMHVHMSTLVDDYIMVDCVCRSCVVTIGGYETRVDLLLLSMVDFEVILGMDWLSPYRAILDCHAKTVMLVILGLPRLEWRGSLSHTPSRVISYLKVQRIVEKGCLAYLDIVRDVSADTPTVELVLAVRDFLDMFHADLMGMPQDRDIDLVLFAQRISIPPYHMTPT, encoded by the exons ATGGATGCTAGGTTTGACCAGGTGGTCGAGATTTCTAGGCAGTTGGAGCATGTTCGCAGGCTTGAGCAAGAGGagtgggaggccaagaggccccATGGTTCAG ATATGCATGTTCATATGTCTACATTGGTGGATGATTATATTATGGTAGATTGTGTATGTCGGTCATGTGTGGTTACCATTGGGGGTTATGAGACTAGAGTCGATCttttattgcttagtatggttgattttgaggtgattttgggtatggattggctatctccgtatcgtgctatccttgattgtcacgctaagaccgtgaTGTTGGTGATTTTGGGGTTGCCTAGGTTGGAGTGGAGAGGTTCCCTTagtcacactcctagtagagtgatttcatatttgaaggtACAACGGAtagttgagaagggatgtttggcgtATTTGGAcattgtgagggatgttagtgctgaTACTCCTACTGTTGAGTTAGTTCTAGCAGTGAGGGATTTCCTAGATATGTTTCATGCAGACCTGATGGGCATGCCACaagacagagatattgatttggTGTTGTTCGCTCAGCGCATCTCTATCCCACCGTATCACATGACACCAACatag